In a single window of the Acetivibrio clariflavus DSM 19732 genome:
- the speB gene encoding agmatinase, giving the protein MSLKNGKMTLSTKFMGSCENYGDANVVMVGVPMDFTCSFRPGTRFGPQKIREVSIGIEEYSIYMDKSLEDYAYFDSGDLDLPFGNVEKSLELIGQSAKEILEDGKLPLFIGGEHLISVPVIKEVYNKYGDDLIVIHFDAHADLREEYLGCANSHASAIRRLVDFMPGKNIYQFGIRSGTKEEFEYAKVNTNMYTIEVLEPLKKVVDKFKGKPVYFTLDIDVVDPAYANGTGTPEPGGISSKELIQALEVLKDLNIVGFDIVEVSPHYDQSDRTAVLAAKVIRDMIMIMG; this is encoded by the coding sequence ATGAGTTTGAAAAACGGGAAAATGACTTTATCGACAAAATTTATGGGCAGTTGTGAAAACTATGGGGACGCAAACGTAGTTATGGTGGGTGTCCCAATGGATTTTACCTGCAGTTTCAGACCGGGGACAAGATTTGGTCCTCAAAAAATAAGAGAAGTTTCTATAGGCATTGAAGAGTACAGTATTTACATGGATAAGAGCCTTGAAGATTATGCTTATTTTGATTCGGGAGATTTGGATTTGCCCTTCGGGAATGTTGAAAAGAGCCTTGAGTTAATAGGGCAGTCGGCAAAGGAAATTCTTGAGGACGGCAAACTTCCGCTTTTTATAGGTGGGGAGCATCTTATCAGTGTACCAGTTATAAAAGAAGTTTACAATAAATATGGGGACGACCTGATAGTTATTCATTTTGATGCCCATGCCGATTTGAGAGAAGAATACTTAGGCTGCGCTAATTCTCACGCTTCAGCTATAAGAAGGCTTGTCGACTTTATGCCAGGCAAAAACATCTATCAATTTGGAATACGATCGGGCACTAAGGAAGAATTTGAGTATGCAAAGGTAAACACCAACATGTATACAATTGAGGTGCTTGAGCCGCTGAAGAAAGTGGTCGACAAGTTTAAGGGAAAACCTGTATATTTTACGTTGGATATTGATGTGGTAGATCCTGCCTATGCCAATGGGACAGGCACTCCTGAGCCTGGAGGCATATCCTCAAAAGAGCTTATACAGGCGTTGGAAGTTTTGAAAGATTTGAATATTGTAGGTTTCGATATAGTTGAAGTATCCCCTCACTATGACCAATCGGACAGAACAGCGGTTTTAGCTGCCAAGGTTATCAGGGATATGATCATGATAATGGGGTAG
- a CDS encoding DUF1540 domain-containing protein has translation MAKCQKILCSVGSCIYNEFSENLCTLDAIQVSAAAKSDSGAPYDETLCASYKTRDIKE, from the coding sequence ATGGCTAAATGTCAAAAGATTTTGTGTTCAGTGGGAAGTTGTATTTACAATGAATTCAGCGAAAACTTATGTACCCTGGACGCAATTCAGGTAAGTGCCGCAGCTAAGTCAGACAGTGGTGCCCCGTACGATGAAACTCTTTGTGCAAGTTATAAAACCCGTGATATAAAAGAATAA
- the ytfJ gene encoding GerW family sporulation protein encodes MAEHPIQGLMTTAMESIKDMVDVNTIVGDAVQAPDGTVIIPISKVTFGFAAGGGEFNSKSKAGIECDDSGKRPVESEGNGKFPFAGGSGAGVSINPVAFMVVGQGQIKLLPVNVNSSLEKILDFIPELIEKANDAYKKKIKIKKELKACEKNAKEEEDEEE; translated from the coding sequence TTGGCAGAACATCCAATACAAGGACTTATGACAACGGCAATGGAAAGTATCAAGGATATGGTTGATGTAAATACCATAGTGGGCGATGCTGTACAGGCGCCGGATGGTACAGTAATAATTCCTATTTCAAAGGTAACCTTCGGGTTTGCAGCAGGAGGAGGAGAATTCAATTCCAAAAGCAAAGCTGGAATTGAATGTGATGACAGTGGGAAAAGGCCGGTTGAAAGTGAGGGTAACGGAAAATTTCCCTTTGCAGGAGGAAGCGGAGCAGGTGTAAGTATAAATCCTGTAGCCTTTATGGTAGTAGGGCAGGGACAAATAAAGCTGTTACCTGTAAATGTAAATTCCTCACTGGAAAAAATACTTGACTTTATCCCTGAATTAATTGAGAAGGCAAATGACGCCTACAAAAAAAAGATAAAAATTAAGAAAGAGCTAAAGGCCTGCGAAAAGAATGCAAAAGAAGAAGAGGACGAAGAAGAGTAA
- the speE gene encoding polyamine aminopropyltransferase, producing the protein MELWYTEFQTPNVGITCKTKKTYHTEKTEFQDLALIETEQFGRMLVLDGTVQTTIEDEFVYHEMISHVPLFTHQNPKKVLVIGGGDGGAIREIIKHPSVEKAVLCEIDRRVIEVSKEYLPEISCALNDKKVEVLVADGIKYVKENKGEFDVILVDSTDPVGPAVGLFAVDFYRSIYEALKEDGIFVAQTESPFFHKDLIKSVYRDVSSIFPITRLYTCAIPTYPSGYWSFTMGSKKYDPLETDISKIPDLDTKYYCPQIHKAVFALPKFVADLVK; encoded by the coding sequence ATGGAATTATGGTACACTGAATTTCAAACACCCAATGTTGGAATCACATGTAAGACAAAAAAGACTTATCACACTGAAAAGACGGAGTTTCAGGATCTTGCGCTGATAGAAACGGAACAGTTCGGAAGAATGCTTGTTTTAGACGGAACAGTACAGACTACTATAGAAGACGAATTTGTATATCATGAAATGATTAGCCACGTTCCTCTCTTTACGCACCAAAATCCTAAAAAGGTACTTGTGATTGGTGGAGGGGACGGAGGAGCAATAAGAGAAATAATCAAGCACCCTTCCGTTGAGAAGGCAGTGCTTTGCGAAATAGACAGACGTGTTATTGAAGTGTCAAAAGAATACCTTCCGGAGATAAGCTGTGCTTTGAATGATAAAAAGGTAGAAGTACTTGTCGCCGACGGTATAAAATATGTTAAGGAAAACAAAGGTGAATTCGATGTTATACTGGTTGACTCTACAGACCCTGTAGGGCCGGCTGTAGGTCTGTTTGCCGTTGATTTTTACAGATCCATATATGAAGCATTAAAGGAAGACGGAATATTCGTTGCACAGACTGAATCGCCCTTTTTCCATAAGGATTTGATTAAAAGCGTATACAGAGATGTAAGTTCCATATTCCCGATTACAAGGCTCTATACCTGTGCTATACCTACTTACCCAAGCGGATATTGGAGTTTTACCATGGGCTCTAAAAAATATGATCCCCTTGAAACCGATATATCCAAAATACCGGATTTAGATACAAAGTATTACTGTCCGCAGATACATAAAGCAGTATTTGCTCTGCCAAAGTTTGTAGCGGATTTAGTGAAATAG
- a CDS encoding DUF2953 domain-containing protein: MLIAIVIITIAVLFALCFIKVNLAFEYKRRDVNDYFAVSIFIFNGLIKYKIEIPKVDTKKKGLFFRKVKRKKKAKSEKKEKLSYGYILESIRQYRDFMDKYRVFFSRIFNYLRCKVNIKKLDFDITIGTDNAHHTAILTGLCWSAAGIIISFIHNNLNLSKKNISIKPDYMGKKLKVDLFCILNLRIGHIIIVGLIYLMHVKPFRKLACFINMAQNQTNHIL, from the coding sequence GTGCTTATTGCTATTGTAATAATAACTATAGCGGTATTATTTGCCCTATGTTTTATAAAAGTAAATTTAGCTTTTGAATATAAAAGACGGGATGTAAATGACTATTTTGCAGTATCCATATTTATATTCAATGGCTTGATTAAATATAAAATTGAAATTCCGAAAGTGGACACAAAGAAAAAAGGTTTGTTTTTTAGAAAAGTAAAGAGAAAGAAAAAGGCAAAATCAGAAAAGAAAGAAAAATTGAGTTATGGATATATACTCGAAAGCATTCGGCAATATCGTGATTTCATGGACAAATACCGAGTGTTTTTCAGCAGAATATTTAATTATTTAAGATGTAAAGTCAATATTAAGAAACTGGACTTCGACATTACAATAGGAACGGATAATGCCCACCATACTGCGATATTAACGGGTTTATGCTGGTCGGCTGCAGGTATTATTATTTCTTTTATTCATAACAACCTGAATCTTTCGAAAAAAAATATCAGTATTAAACCCGATTATATGGGAAAAAAATTAAAAGTTGATTTATTTTGCATATTGAATCTAAGAATTGGACATATTATTATAGTCGGTCTTATATATTTAATGCATGTTAAACCGTTTCGAAAGTTGGCTTGTTTTATAAATATGGCACAAAACCAAACAAATCATATTTTATGA
- a CDS encoding pseudouridine synthase, protein MELVRLQKYIADCGVASRRKAEELIKQARVKVNGTVVTEMGIKVSDADLVEVDGKIIKPENKKVYILLNKPPGYVTTVKDQFGRPTVIDLLKGVKERVFPVGRLDYETTGLLILTNDGDFAYRMTHPKHKVEKTYLATIAGIPTGEEISRFEKGLRIEDYITAPAKFKIVAKNKQNCVAEITIHEGRNRQVRKMCEAIGHPVLSLKRISIGKLSIGNLAEGDWRELTQDEVKSLLSL, encoded by the coding sequence ATGGAATTGGTAAGGTTACAAAAGTACATTGCCGATTGCGGTGTGGCTTCAAGAAGAAAAGCGGAAGAACTTATAAAACAGGCAAGGGTTAAAGTAAACGGAACGGTTGTAACTGAAATGGGAATAAAGGTCAGTGATGCCGATTTGGTTGAAGTAGACGGCAAAATAATAAAGCCTGAAAATAAAAAAGTGTACATTTTGCTGAATAAACCGCCCGGGTATGTGACTACAGTAAAAGATCAGTTTGGGAGACCTACTGTAATTGATCTTTTAAAAGGGGTAAAGGAAAGAGTATTTCCGGTAGGAAGGCTTGATTATGAGACAACGGGACTTTTGATTCTTACCAATGACGGGGACTTTGCTTACAGGATGACTCATCCAAAGCATAAAGTTGAAAAAACGTATCTTGCAACAATTGCCGGCATTCCCACCGGTGAGGAAATAAGCAGGTTTGAAAAAGGTTTGAGGATAGAAGATTACATTACGGCACCTGCTAAATTTAAGATAGTTGCAAAAAATAAGCAAAACTGTGTGGCAGAGATAACCATTCATGAGGGACGCAACCGTCAGGTAAGGAAAATGTGCGAGGCAATAGGTCATCCGGTATTGTCATTAAAGAGAATTTCAATCGGTAAACTGTCCATAGGCAATTTGGCTGAGGGAGATTGGCGGGAACTGACACAGGACGAGGTAAAATCCCTTCTTTCACTATGA
- the scpB gene encoding SMC-Scp complex subunit ScpB, with protein sequence MDLKKLEGIIEGLLFASGDRLSLEKICEIAGVDKKTVKLVINNMIVNYNENPARGITIREINNGYQLCSKPELYEYVKVLFEPKQKSGLSQAAFETLAIIAFNRPITKAKIEQIRGVNSDSAIAKLLERNLIREAGRLDAPGKPILYETTEEFFRSFGYKSDSDLPIFEMNEIPEVVEPRQDENNTDDKNEENVNS encoded by the coding sequence ATGGACTTAAAAAAACTTGAAGGAATAATTGAAGGACTACTTTTTGCATCGGGTGACAGATTATCTTTAGAAAAAATATGTGAGATAGCAGGTGTTGATAAAAAAACTGTCAAGCTTGTAATTAACAATATGATAGTAAACTATAACGAAAATCCTGCAAGAGGTATCACCATCCGGGAGATTAACAATGGTTATCAGCTGTGTTCAAAACCTGAACTGTATGAATATGTGAAAGTTCTGTTTGAACCAAAGCAAAAGAGCGGTCTGTCCCAGGCAGCCTTTGAAACTCTTGCCATTATAGCTTTTAACAGACCCATTACAAAGGCAAAAATAGAACAAATCCGGGGAGTTAATTCCGACAGTGCCATTGCAAAACTTTTGGAAAGAAATCTGATCAGGGAAGCAGGAAGATTGGATGCGCCCGGTAAGCCTATACTGTATGAGACGACGGAAGAGTTCTTCAGAAGCTTCGGTTACAAATCCGACAGCGACCTGCCCATATTTGAAATGAATGAAATTCCTGAAGTAGTAGAACCGAGACAGGATGAAAATAACACCGATGATAAAAATGAAGAAAATGTAAATAGTTGA